The DNA sequence CATGAGAACCACCGATCACAAAGGAAAGGTGACTATCCCCGCTCAGCGCAAAATCCTGTATAGCCCCGGCAAGCTCCGGAGAAGAAAGGCTTTTGCCTTCAATGCAAAGAGTGGTTATGGCTGACCGGGCAGGAATTTTTTGCAGAATGGCTTCTCCCTCGGCAGTCAGTGCCTTCTGAATTTCAGCAAGGGATGGGTTGGCAGGCAGGCGGTATTCGGCAAGCTCAGTAATCTTTAGAGTACAAAAGGAGGAAAGGCGTTTGGTGTATTCCCCGCAGGCATCCCGCAGATAGGCTTCCTTTAGCTTTCCCACCGCAAATATTTCAACAGTCATGGTTTCTCCTAGAAAATAATGGGCTGACCCGGACCGTTCCGAGGCGCAACGCACAAGGTATAATCAACATTCTCCGTCATACCGGCCATTTCCAGCTGGCATTTGGTGGTGGCGTGAGCCACAGCCGGCATGTTGTTTTGGCTGCTGAGATGGGCGAGAACCAAATGCACCGAGCCTCTTTGTACCAAGCCTTGGAGCTGCCGGGCGCATTCCGGATTGGAAAGATGCCCCACACTGCTCTGAATACGCCGCTTTAAGTGGTAGGGGTAGGGGGAGCACTGGAGCATTCCCTCATCGTAGTTGGATTCCAGCATAATCAGGTCACAGCGCTCCAGATGGGAGGCTACGGTTTCGGTAATATGCCCAAGGTCGGTGGCAATGCCAATGACCCTTTCATCCGGCATTTCCAGACGAAAGCCCAAGCTTTGGGCGCAGTCGTGGGGGGTGGCAAAGGGGGTGACCCGAATATCTCCCACCACGAGAGCTTGCTCCAGCTCCACCAGCTGGGCACCGGGGGGGATAAGGTCTTGGCTGACCAAATAGTCCAGCGTTCCGCAGGAGGCGAAAACCGGAACCTTGATTTTTTTCAGCAGCACCTTGAGACCCTTAATATGATCAATGTGCTCATGGGTCAGCAAAATGCCCGAAAGGGTGGCTGGGTCCACTGAAATTTGCTCCAGAGCGCTTAGTATAGAGCGGCAGGAAACACCGGCATCCACCAGGAGCCGGGTAGAGCCGCCGGATAAATATGTACAGTTGCCTCCGCTCGAACTGAACAGCGGACAAAAGCGAGACATAGCAGGCCGCCTTTCGTATAAAACCTTGCCTGCTAAACAAAGAAAAAATAAAAGCAAAACTTCATTTTTCCTTTATTCAGCAGGCAGCTAATTGTATATAGAGGAATAAGGCATAGTGCCAGTTCAGAGGCTGGCAGAAAGAGGCTGCTCAGAGAAGCCAATGTGGGTAATATCCGCACCCAGTGACACGAATTTCTCAACAATGTCCTCATAGCCCCGCTCAATGTGGTGAATATCCTCAATGTGGGTGGTGCCCTGCGCCATTAAAGCTGCAATGAGCAAAGCAGCTCCCGCCCGCAGATCCGTGGCCCGCACGGGCGCACCAGTGAGCAGAGGAACACCCTGCACCACGGCAACCTTGCCATCTACCTGAATGTTGGCACCCATTCGCACCAGCTCGTCCACATAACGAAAGCGGTTATCCCAAACGCCTTCGGTAATGACGCTGGTTCCCTCAGCCAAAGCCAGCATAGCGGTCATCTGGGGCTGCATATCGGTGGGAAAGCCCGGATGAGGCTGGGTTTTGATGGTGGTGGAGATGAGAGGCCCAAGGCGGGTAACCCGGCAGCTGTCATCGTATTCAGTAATCACAGCGCCTGCCCGATCCAGCTTGTTTGTAATGGATTCCAAATGCTTGGGTATAATATTCTTAATCAGCACATCGCCGCCGGTGGCCGCCGCCGCAATCATATAAGTTCCGGCTTCGATTTGATCGGGAATAATGGAGTAATCGGTGCCATGGAGAATATCCACGCCCCGGATTTTAATAACATCGGTACCGGCGCCTCGGACATCCGCACCCAAAGAGTTCAGGAAGTTTGCCAAATCCACAATGTGCGGCTCTTTGGCCACGTTTTCCAGAATGGTCAAGCCCTTGGCTTTAACAGATGCCAGCATCAGGTTGATGGTAGCACCTACCGAGACAACATCAAAATAAATGTGGGAACCAATCAGGCTTTCAGTGGCTACAGCGTTGATCATACCGTGATCAATGGAAACCGTTGCCCCAAGGCTCTCAAAGCCCTTGATGTGCTGGTCAATGGGGCGAACCCCGAAATGGCAGCCTCCGGGCATAGAAACACTGGCCTTGCCGGCTCTGCCCAGCAAAGCGCCGAGAAAGTAATAGGATGCCCGCATATGCCGTGCCAGCTCATAGGGAACCACCGGGTTATGAATGCGGGAGGTATCAATTTCAACTGTATGCTTATCCAACATCCGAACGTCTGCGCCCATTTCTGTGAGCATTTTAAAGAGAATGGAAACATCACTGATGTTGGGGACATTTTCAATCACACACCGGCCCTTGGCCAGAATGGTAGCGGGAATAATGGCGACAGCAGCATTTTTTGCTCCGCTGATGGTAACACTGCCGTTTAAGGTGGCGCCGCCCTTAACAACAAATTTTTCCAATGGGCTTTACTCTCCTTGCTTGTATTTTCAGGGTTGTGGAGGTCAATAGGCCACAAAACAAAATCGCCGAACACATCACTCAGCTTATACGGTTTCAAGGTGAAATCCCAGAGAGATTTCAAACCATGTTTTATTCTATTACTTTGAAAATCCGCCCCATTGCGGCAAGCTTTAAACGCCATTGGCAGACTTTTATCCAACAAGCACCATTATAACACTGAAAGGAATAAATGAAAAGTGGTCTGTAACAATTTGTACATGATTGGCCAAGGTTTGTAATACAAATTCGATTCCAGTGCTCAAAGGACCTATAATAGCATAGAATAAGAAAAGAAGGACATCCTCCGGCCAGTTATGGCTGGTTTGTTTTGCAAGGGTTCTGACCTGTTAATAGTGTATCCGCAAAGAGCCGGAAAATTTGGCCGAAAAAGAATTATTTTTTAAAAAATGAGTGCCGGAGGCCTATGGAATTTTCCAGTTCTGTTTGAGTTTGCGTATATCCTATGCTATACTTATAAGCATTAAAATCGAGGATTCGGGCTGCCCTTTAAAGGCTTTTCTTAGCAGCAAAATTCTTGCCAAACCTCTGCCTGTTTATACCCCAAAATGAAATGTTTTAGCGTATAATTATAAGCACAGCGTTTTAATTCCTGTATATAATGTCCACTGAACAAATGCATGCTGCACAACGCATTTGCAAATAGAGCACGCATTGCTCTGTTTAACAGCAAGACATATCTGTTTTGCCGATTCTGATACATTGATTGACTGCCTGAACAATTCAAAAACGTTTTTAAAACCTTGTTGCTGTCGCATTTTTGAATTGCCCAGCAGGCATTATATAAGGAGTATACTCATGAAGATTTCCGTTGTGGAATATACCGGCAAAAAACCGGGAGCGAAGAGCTTATTTTTCAAAAGCGCCGCTGAGAAAAACAGCCAGCTGGCTCGCCAGCGCACTGTGGAGGAGCATCGGGAAAATATGCTTAAGCTGGCGGAGCTGCGGCCTGTTTTGCCCGGCCTTTGCCAGCAGGATGTTTTGGTGGAAGGCATTCCCTGCCAGTGGGTTTATAAAGAAGGGGCTCTTTCTATGCCTGTGATTCTCTATCTTCATGGTGGGAGCTGGGCTTTCGGTAATCTGCGCACCGCCCGACCGGTGGCGGGAATGCTGGCGGAGCTGACAGGCTGCCGGGTGCTCACTGTGCAGTATCGGCTGGCCCCGGAAAATCCTTTTCCCGCAGCGTTGGAGGATTGCTTTAAAGTATACGGGAACCTGCTCTTGCGGGGAATTCCCGGGCATAAGCTGGCCATTTTCGGCGATTCGGCGGGTGGTAACCTGAGCCTTGCCCTGATACACCGTTTAAAAGAATTGGAGATTGCCTTGCCTCAGGCTTTGGCGCTGGCTTCTCCGGTGCCTGATCTAACAGTAGAAAGTGCCCTATGGAAAAGCGGGCAGGATTTGCTGTTTCATCTATACGATGGCCAGCCCGATAATATCTTTGACCGATATGTGCAGGGCCGGGATAAAACCGATCCTTTGATTTCACCTGTCTTTGGCGATTTGAGCGGCTTTCCGCCAACGCTGATTCATGTGGGTGGTGATGAACCGCTGGCTGAGGATTGTGCAGCCTTTGCCCGCCGGGCGGCTGTGGCCGGTTCAGAAGTGGCGGTTAAGGTGTGGAAGGAAATGTTTCACGATTTTTCCATTGTGGGTGTTACCTTGAAGGAGAGCCGGGATTCAATGCGGGAAATGAGCGAGTTTCTTTGCGACTGCCTTCATGTCTAATCCCGCATACAGTCGTTTTAAAAGCTTGCATTCATAAAAAAAGAGAGCCTTATGGAGAATCAATGATCCCCATAAGCGCTCCCATGTTCCAATAAAAACCATTCCATGGATTTTGATGCATATGAATGCTTTGTAGTTAATAAACGGGCAGCAAGCCGCTTTTTGTCTCTGATGAAGTCTCCTGTGCCAGTACATACCGATTGCGCCCATTCAATTTAGCTTGATAGAGGGCGATGTCGGCCTTTTGGTAGAGCTCCTGATAAGAGGTGCCATCTTGGGGCGAAAGAGAGATCCCTATACTGATGGTGACACATGTGGTGCAGTCCAGACCCTCCACCTGCATGGTGCGCATGGCAGCACACAGCTCCTGAGCTTTGTTCTCTACGATGGACAGGCTGCCGATGCTTTTGCAAAAAATCGAGAACTCGTCTCCGCCCATACGGACTACTTCATCCGCACTGCGGAAGATTTTTTTGAGGATGCGGGCACATTCTTTGATCACCAGATCGCCCACCAAATGGCCATAGGTATCGTTAATCATTTTAAAGTTATCGATATCAACCATTAAAAAAGCCTGTGTTTTTTCCTCTGCTTCGGCATGCTGGAGAAAGGCGCTAACCCTCCGCTCAAAGGCATCCCGGTTGTAAAGGCCGGTGAGAGGATCGGTTTCAGCTTTTTTGGTTGCGGCATCCAAGCTGTAAATATACTCGTTGATTTTAAGTTCCATGGATTTCATGGAACTGGCCAAACTGGCGATTTCATCGTTGCTTTTCACTGTTAGCTCGGTCAGAGAGGAGGAAGGGGCGGGAATTTCCTCTGTTTGGTGGATCAAAAATGCATTTGCGGCTTTGGCCATACGGTTGATTGGCAATGTAATGTAGCGGCGCATCATCAGCAGGCACAAACCAGTGGTTACTACAGCTGGAATGCAGAAAACAGTCCAAAATTGATGGAGAAATCCCTGAGCGGTTTCAAAGGGGATGCTGGGCCGCAGTTCTGCCACCGCATAGCCTGTCACTATACCGCCGCTGCCATAAACAGGTGCCTTAAGAGAAAGCAGCTGCTGAGTGGAGTCCGAAGTGCCTGCTTCTCGTGCCAAAGAAGCACCAAGACCCCGCCGTTGGATAACCGGAGCGGTATCATAAATGTAATAGGAGCCTGTTTCAACAGGCTTGATGATGTATAACCCAGCGAGGCTGTTTTCTTCCCGGAGTGTTTGCAGAAGCCTTTGGGTGTCTGCATAAGCCCGATCGATGCTGCGGGTTTCCAAATATGTGTTAAGAGAATCACCATCCACAAACCGAGCCGCTGTTTTGGCTAAGCTTTGCCCCACAGCAGCATGGTGTTTCTCTATAGATTTTTTGTAACCTAAAGTTCCCAATGCAGAGGCCCAGGTGCTCAGCAGCACGGCCAGCGAAATTATGAGAACAGCGGATTTTATTCCTAGTGAAAATTTTCTTTTCAATGTGGTTCCTTCTCCCAACGATGAAAATGAATACCGCCTTAAGATAGCAAGTTTCTGTTTGCTATGCCGGAGATCGTTTTGTGACTTTTTCTTGGCAGATCAGGTGCTCTACAAGAATTTTTTGATTGTTGCCATTTATTTTATACTTTTTTAATTCAGTATCAGCGCGATACTTGTCGAATTTTTGCACTTGCAGCATTTTTGGAGCATTAAACAAAGTTTGCAATTAAAAATAGTCACAATTTACATTGAAAAACAACGGTATTTTTAGATTCGTGATCCTTTTTTAATCACAACGGTGTAAATTAGTTAAGAAGTGCCCCAAAAAATAGATTGAATGGATATACCCAGAAAGGAAGGTATACATGAAGCTGATTGTTGATTTTGCAGGCGTTACCCAGATACAGGAGCTTTACCGGTATTTCCCCGTGGATGGCGTAACCACCAACCCCACCATTCTGGCAAGAGAGGGCAAAAATCCTTATGAGGTGCTTACCGCTATCCGTGAATGCATCGGAGATGATACTGACCTCCATGTGCAGGTGATTTCAGACAAAGCGGAAACCATGCTGGAGGAGGCCAAGCGCATTCGAAGCGTTCTGGGCAGCAATACCTACATCAAAATCCCGGTTACCAGGGAGGGCCTGCGGGCTATCCGCATGATGAAAAAGAACAACTACATGGTCACGGCCACTGCCATTTATAACGCACTTCAAGGCTATTTGGCAGGCTTGGCAGAGGCCGATTTTGCGGCGCCCTATATCAACCGTATTGATAATTTGGGGGCGGATGGGGTGCAGGTGGCCAAGGATATTCACGATATTTTTCGCAGTGGGAATATGCCCACACAGGTGCTGGCTGCCAGCTTTAAAAATTCCCAGCAGGTGCTGGAGCTTGCCAAATATGGCATTGCGGCCGCCACTGTTTCACCGGATGTGATTGAGGGAATGCTGCGGATCGATGCTGCCCAAGGGGCGGTCGGCGTTTTCCGCAAGGATTTTGAAAAGCTGTGCGGCCCGGGAAAAACCATGAAGGATTGCTGAAAAGCGGCCTAAAGAGCGGCCAAATCAGGAAATACAGGAGGCGCTAATCTATGGCAGCCATTAAAATGCTGTGTATGGATATTGATGGTACCCTGCTCAATTCAAAGCTGGAAATAACCCCCGCCACCCGCCAAGCTATTGTGCGGGCTCATCAGGAGAAGGGGGTACATATTATTCTGGCCTCTTCCCGTATGCCCCAAGGGATGACCCCTTTTCTGGAGGTGCTTGGCCTTTCTCAGCCCATGTCCTGCTATGGAGGGGGGCTGATTGTGGAGGAAGACCGCATCCTTTTCAGCCAGAGCCTGCCTTTGAATTCCACCAAAAGGGCCTGTGAGATTGCCCTCTCCTGCGGTGCTCATCCCACTGTATGGGGGCCTCGGAATTGGTATGCACGGGAAATGGATGAATTGGTTACCAAAGAAACAGCCATTATCGGCGGGCCTCCGGTCATTTCCGATTATCCGCCTTTGTTTGCCGGTTGGGAGCGGGATGGCTTTGCCCCCAATAAGGTTTTGTGCATGGGCAAGCCTGCTGTAATCGATCGCCTGACAGCCGCTCTGGAACAGGAGGAGGGCCTGTGGGATTTGGCCCGTTCCAAGGATGTATATCTTGAGGTGGGCCCCAAGGGTGTTTCCAAGGGAACTTCGGTGAATTTTCTCTGCGATTACTACGGCATTTCTCCGCAGGAGGTGATGGCGATCGGTGACCAGGGAAATGACTTGAGCATGCTGCTGGCCGCCGGGCTGGGGGTTGCCATGGGCAATGCGCCGGATCATATTAAGGAGCAGGCGGATGCGGTCACTGCCTCCAATGAAGAAGATGGCATTGCACTGGCTATTGAGCGCTATATACTGGGCGGTCATCACTGAGGCGGTCTATACCGGCTTCATACTCATAGGTTTGTATATGCTCTATATTCCTTAGAGGGTCTGGACAGTCTTATATTAGATATGCTACTATGTTAGTAGGGATTTTTTGGAGCATAAAAATATAGGGGTGATAATAGGTGGCAACCACTTATAAAAACTTTAACTGGGTCACCGAGCGTGGTGCGAGAATCGTTGCTAAAATTGCGATTAACAATTATCCCGCTGGCGAAAATGCGGCGGATGAATGGGTTTATACAATAGAGCGGCTGAGTGTGAACGATGAGATTCAACATGGCCAATGGAACCCGTTGAAAAAAACCATTGATTTTCAGTCTCAGGGGCAAATGCTGCATATCCTGTTGCCGGAACTGATTTCTTTGGAGCTCTTTTCCCGTGAAAAGGATTATTTTCATTCCCGCCGCCAAAATTTTGGTCGGTGAAACAGTCTGCCTTAGGCGGATTTTTACAGAAATAAGTGACAGCATTGGCGCGCAGGAAGCCATGCCAACCCTTGCCCAGATGGAGCAGGTGGTCTCCCTTTAATACCTGCGAACAATACACGCAAAAACTGCTATGAAGAAGAACCTTTAGTGTTCTTCCTCATAGCAGTTTTATTTTTAAAGAATCAGGCTTTTGAATGCCACAATTGGCTCACTGTGCAGAGCCCAGAGCGGCCAGCTTATCCCGGACCCACTCAAGCCGTTTTATATCCAAACCGTGAGGCAGTGAGCAATCCGGCCCGATCAATACACCCACCCGGCCTGCTTCCTCCAGGATTTTTTCCACAGCCGCCTCCAGCTCTTCCTTGGTGCCGGTGTTGAGCAGGCCCTGCACTGTATTCTGGAAGCCGCCGATTACAGCTTTGCCTCCGAAGAGCTTTTTGCCCTGGCCAAGAGTCACACCTTCCACATAGGTGGCCCAGTTATAGGCTTTGGCCTCATAATCCACCCACTGTTCTAAGTTGTTGTGGCGGCCTTCATAACCGCAGATGTGCAGAATGTTGTTATCCCCGGCGGCATTAGCGGCATCCAGTATGATGCGGTCGCTGGGAGAAAAATACTTCCGGTGTTCTTCGTCAGTGATGACATTCACATTCTGGTTCTGCACACACAAAAAGATACCGTCGGCTCCGCTTTCCTTGATAACGGCCTCTGCCATATAGGCAAGGCTTTCACCCATGCGAAGGAAGGCATCCCCCATTTTCTGAGGGACCTGCCGAAACAGCTCCAGAAATTTTTCTTCGCCCACCAGCAAACGCACCAGCATAGAGGGGGAAAATATATTGTAAAAATAGCAGGCATCCTCCCGGATGCTGCAAATGCGCTTTACATGGTCAATGTGTGCCCGAATCCATGGGTTATTCTTATCCAAAGCTGTAACCTGTGCCAAATCCTCCACAGTTTTAAGGTTATAGAGGGGTGCGCTGGGATAGCGGAAAAGGCCATCGCACATGATTTTTACAAAATCCGGTTCCAGAGCCTCCATATAATGCTTATGGCCTTCATAGAGAATCTCCAGCAGTTCCGGGTTGGCAAGAGCATCGGCTTGTTCTTCGTGCTTCATAAAATGAAACCAGAAGGAGAAGGGGACACGATCCACCGGCTGGTTATTAAAAGCGGCTAAAACTCGTTGACGATGTGTCATTTCAGATACCTCTTTTCTTTTGTATGTCAAGGTGACTGGGTAATATAGGCACCTATTCTAACTATATCCGCAAACAGCGCTTTGGGTTTCGGGCATATAACGTAAGTCTATCATACCAAAAATAGTTCCAATACCAAAGAGGTTTGGCAGAATTAATGAAAAATAAGCCTTGAAAATATTGCAGATAGATAAAACCCGGCGCCTCGCCAATGCGAAAGCTGCCGGGTATTTATATTGTGAGCATACAGGAGATTATGGAAGAATCCTCCAAGATATTAGTTATAGCCCTCTCGATGAAACTGCTTTTGCAGGATGCTAATGGCCTTTTTCTCGATGCGGCTAACATAGGAGCGGGATATATTCAGCTTATCGGCTACCTCCCGCTGTGTCAGGGGGCGCTGGCAGAAGAGCCCGTAACGGAGAATAATAATTTTCTGTTCCCTTTTGTTGAGATGCTTGGAAATAAACGAATACATTCTTTCGGATTGCAGGCGAAGCTCAATGTTATCAAAAATATCCTCCTCGCTGGACATAATATCCATGAGGGTCAGGGAGTTGCCATCCTTATCTGTATCGATGGGGTCGGAAATAAAAACATCCTGAGCGCATTTGCGCTGGTTGCGAAAATGCATCAGAATTTCATTTTCAATACTGCCTTTAGTCCGACATCAAGGCCGGCCTTTTTTAGTAGATGTTTACATAAGAGACTGACTCTGCTAGTTGAAGATGCATGAATCACAAAACAGTTATATAGGATCAATCCTTTTTTGCGGCACAAACACCATATTCACTCTGCAATATCCCGAACACATGATTTTCACATATGATTTTCAAAAAAATGAACACAATTACCGAATCGGCGACAGAATATGATATATGCAGATGGTGGATTGTTTCTTGTTTTTCTTCATCCTTTAAACTGCTTTCAACTAGCCTGTCATTTATCTGGTCTCAGTAAAATCTATGTACATTCTTCAATATTTGAGGATTAAATTTTTTCCAGTAAAGTGACAAGCTGTCTTAAATAGTGTACTCCGTGGATTCACAGTAATCCCTTGCCTAAACCAAAACGGTATTTTTCTTTAAAGCAAAAACCGGGGATTTGAGCAATTTGACTAATTAAGATTGAAAAAGTTTGAATTTAATATTAATTGACACATAACAGGGAATCGATATATAATATTTACATCCCCAAAACCTGTAATACAGGTATACAGCCGTAAGGCGAGAGACAAACCATACTAGGATAGGTGATTATTTTGTCGATTGAGCGAGTTGGACGTATTAGTCTAAGCGATCAGGTGCTGGAACAGATGAAAAATTTGATACTTTCGCACGAGTGGCCAACAACCTACAAGCTGCCGTCGGAAGGTGAATTGAGTGAAATGTTCGGGGTTTCACGGGTTACAATTCGCAATGCGCTACACCGGCTTGTTGGGCTTGGATTAATTGAAACTCGCCTTGGCGATGGGTCATATGTTGCACAAATTGACGAAAGTAGTGGACTGAATAATCTCATCCCGGTTGTTTATTTGGAAGAGAATCTTGCAAGTATTTTGGAATTCAGGCGTGAATTTGAATCTGGTGCATGTGCCATTGCGGCGGGCCGGGCTGAAGCTGAGGACATAGCGGATTTGCGCAGGCTGCTTGAGAAAATGCTCACGCTACAAAATGACCGTACAGCACTTGCAGAAGCCGATTTGGAGTTTCATTATCGTATTGCTGAAATTACACGCAACAGCTTATTTATCAAAACATACGAAATTATCAGTGAGGTTTACGCTGCACATATGAAACGGGTAGTGCACGTCATAGGTGGCGAGGCAGGGCGCTATTACCATGCCAAAATAGTGGATGCCATCGAAGCCGGCGATGCAGAAGAAGCACGCAAAGTGATGTATGAACACATCGCTTCTAACAATGAAGTTCTGCATACCGAAAAAGAGTAGAAAAGCATTGCGCTGGCCTTTTTCTATTGATGAGAGCTTTCGTGGGTGCACTTGCGGCAAAGCATAATACGATGTTTTGCAGCGGTTTATTAGGATCCGCGCGCTGTTTCAGCGCTAAATTATTCTATTGTGAAAGCAAAAAAGGAGATGCATTATGAAAAAGAAACTGGCACTATTTCTTACCATGGTCATGGTATTTTCCGTCCTGACGGGATGCTCCGGAGGCACGGCACCAACACAAAATGCACCTACTTCCACAGAATCAGGCCAATCATCCACCGATAACGCAGGCTCATCAAGCGACCCTGTCAAATTCCTTGTTTATGCCTGCATCTCGGGGGCTACCGCAGAATCAGGGCGTCAGTGCACGCTGGCAGCCCAAACTGCAGAGTGGTACATAAACGAAAAGCTGGGCGGATTCCCCTCTTTGGGTGGGCGCCCCATTAAGATTGAAGTGCTTGATTCCACTTCTGACGCCGCCACCGCAACTCTCCCCCTTGAGCGTGCACTTTCTTCGGGAGGATACACATCTGTAATCGGCAACTCCAACTCCTCCATTGCGCTAACAATGCTGCCGATACTCGAAAAATTCAAGGTACCTACCGTTACTGGTGCTGCGGCAAACATCGCTGTTTCCCAACAAGGCAGCTCGTTTGTGTTCCAGCCAGCGGCAACATCCAAATCCTTTATTCCCACACAGCTGGATTTCCTTGAGGAGTATGCAAAATCCATCGGCAAAGATGTAAAAGATCTAAAACTAGGCTTGCTCTACTCCAACGACGCTTGGGGCACCGATCAATCCAACAACACGCGCACTCAAGTTGCTGAGCGCGGTTTGAACCTTGTTTCGGACGAAGGCTATGAGGGCAGCTCCTTTACCGATGCAACACCGCTGATCACAAAGATTCAGAATGCAGGCGTTGATGTTATTCTGCCAAGTGCATACCCCAACGACCTCAAGCTTATCTTCACCGCAATGAATACACTGAATTTTCATCCGCTGGTTGTAGGCGGCGGTGCGGCTATGACATGGCCTTCTCTTTATAAAGATCTTGGAGATGACGTTAACGGCCTTACCTCGGTTGATTCTTGGTGCTGGGACCAAAAAGGCGCCTCTGAAAATGCTGGCTGGATGGAAATGAATGCTTATTACGAAGAGAAAAACAACGAGTTCCTTGCTGGCCAGGGCGGCCCAACCCTTTTCTCCATCATGCTTGCTTACGAAGCAGTAGAAAATGCAAAATCAGACGACCCTGTTGCAGTGCGTGACGAACTGCGGAAACTGAACAAAGAAAACAGCAAATGGTTTGGCGTTGTTAACGGCGAAGGCGATTTCGACGATGAGACAGGCCTAAACACCAAATCCCGTGCAATTATTTTGCAATGGCAAAACGGCAAACCAACCAGTGTATATCCGCCCGAATACGCAACAGGCGTTCTGCTTAATCCAGATACCATGCAACCTTTCGCATAATAGTTTGGAAATGAGGGGCGGGCGTATTACCTGCGTTCGCCCCTGGCTTTTACTAGTATGCTTGGAAATTACCCCCGTAAGGAGGAACATGATAAAATGCTACAGGTTATAATCAACGGGTTGTTAATCGGCGGGGTTTATTCTTTGGTTGCCGTGGGAATAACGATGATTCACGGTGTAATGAAGATCGTTAACTTTGCACAAGGCGATTTTCTTGCCATGGGGCTCTACTTTACCTATGTGATGTATTCTTTTTTGCCACCAGGCAGTGTGCCGTATTGGCTGCTTGTTCCTGTAGGTGCAGCAATGTATTTGGCTGGTTGTATCTTTTTCTCTACCACCATCAAAAAGGTTATCGGCAAAGGCGACAGCAATTATATTTTGCTGACAATAGGGCTATCTTACATAATCCAAAACCTTATTCAGCTAATCTTTGGGCCCGATTACAAAAGCATTGCAGTATCCGATCA is a window from the Oscillospiraceae bacterium MB08-C2-2 genome containing:
- a CDS encoding uroporphyrinogen decarboxylase family protein encodes the protein MTHRQRVLAAFNNQPVDRVPFSFWFHFMKHEEQADALANPELLEILYEGHKHYMEALEPDFVKIMCDGLFRYPSAPLYNLKTVEDLAQVTALDKNNPWIRAHIDHVKRICSIREDACYFYNIFSPSMLVRLLVGEEKFLELFRQVPQKMGDAFLRMGESLAYMAEAVIKESGADGIFLCVQNQNVNVITDEEHRKYFSPSDRIILDAANAAGDNNILHICGYEGRHNNLEQWVDYEAKAYNWATYVEGVTLGQGKKLFGGKAVIGGFQNTVQGLLNTGTKEELEAAVEKILEEAGRVGVLIGPDCSLPHGLDIKRLEWVRDKLAALGSAQ
- a CDS encoding sigma-70 family RNA polymerase sigma factor, whose amino-acid sequence is MENEILMHFRNQRKCAQDVFISDPIDTDKDGNSLTLMDIMSSEEDIFDNIELRLQSERMYSFISKHLNKREQKIIILRYGLFCQRPLTQREVADKLNISRSYVSRIEKKAISILQKQFHREGYN
- a CDS encoding FadR/GntR family transcriptional regulator; translated protein: MSIERVGRISLSDQVLEQMKNLILSHEWPTTYKLPSEGELSEMFGVSRVTIRNALHRLVGLGLIETRLGDGSYVAQIDESSGLNNLIPVVYLEENLASILEFRREFESGACAIAAGRAEAEDIADLRRLLEKMLTLQNDRTALAEADLEFHYRIAEITRNSLFIKTYEIISEVYAAHMKRVVHVIGGEAGRYYHAKIVDAIEAGDAEEARKVMYEHIASNNEVLHTEKE
- a CDS encoding ABC transporter substrate-binding protein produces the protein MKKKLALFLTMVMVFSVLTGCSGGTAPTQNAPTSTESGQSSTDNAGSSSDPVKFLVYACISGATAESGRQCTLAAQTAEWYINEKLGGFPSLGGRPIKIEVLDSTSDAATATLPLERALSSGGYTSVIGNSNSSIALTMLPILEKFKVPTVTGAAANIAVSQQGSSFVFQPAATSKSFIPTQLDFLEEYAKSIGKDVKDLKLGLLYSNDAWGTDQSNNTRTQVAERGLNLVSDEGYEGSSFTDATPLITKIQNAGVDVILPSAYPNDLKLIFTAMNTLNFHPLVVGGGAAMTWPSLYKDLGDDVNGLTSVDSWCWDQKGASENAGWMEMNAYYEEKNNEFLAGQGGPTLFSIMLAYEAVENAKSDDPVAVRDELRKLNKENSKWFGVVNGEGDFDDETGLNTKSRAIILQWQNGKPTSVYPPEYATGVLLNPDTMQPFA